In a single window of the Candidatus Eisenbacteria bacterium genome:
- the pilQ gene encoding type IV pilus secretin PilQ, which translates to MRALGRGFMLLVFAGCAAATIGSRGVAATLEEQPIAVPETEPGTPTQAAAVQDAQSLAIRDVRVEATTEGRKVVVALTRAPDGVRNFSLASPPRVVVDVAGPYADRIREKRYAMTDPVVSRVRVAPYAGQLRIVLDLKQKVEIRDVRQEGDTVVADLGNPATAAPKTARERATDETSQPVLAAMVETPAPAPQAAPAPKAEPAPKAAPTPEPTPMPEAGPIATPSPLPDRNRPQPIAYEPPAVPEAVRPQQPSRVVRKDSKDTLGPVVPTPVFHGEKISLDFKDADIQNVLRVLADVSGLNIIATDDVQGKVTLHLTDVPWDQAFDLVLRTNRLEKTEDGNVVRVSSVNRLKEERDSLKAAEDSENELEPLRVKYVRVNYARADESLVDKVKGVLTDRGAVTFDERTNTVIVRDIGRGVDDASHLIKELDVQSPQVLIEANIVEATQDFARGLGVQWGYQNQQGPSTGTPTGANFPGTIGVGGSGLGVGTAPPPSGTGAVPLPVPFLADFPVPTGFGNGFGAGSGSAIDLALGSLNGANTLSVRLTALENEGKAKVISRPRVITMNNVAATIQSLTILRVKLPSTGTVINTGAGGSAGGGTTATEKINTGITLVVTPQVSSDGFVLMSIYAKSSQPDFTRAVDGIPSEVSREANSNVLIRNGDTVVLGGIYRTIGDDREDGMPYLSKIPALGWLFKRTLESKHHEELIVFLTPKVVDAGTASLPPSNQLWAERRGG; encoded by the coding sequence ATGAGGGCGCTCGGACGTGGGTTCATGCTGCTCGTGTTCGCCGGCTGCGCCGCCGCGACGATCGGGTCGCGCGGGGTGGCCGCGACGCTGGAAGAGCAGCCGATCGCCGTGCCGGAGACGGAGCCTGGGACCCCGACGCAGGCCGCTGCGGTGCAAGATGCACAGTCACTCGCCATTCGCGACGTTCGCGTCGAGGCGACCACCGAGGGCCGCAAGGTCGTGGTCGCGCTGACGCGCGCGCCCGACGGCGTCCGCAACTTCTCGCTCGCGTCGCCCCCGCGCGTCGTCGTCGACGTCGCCGGTCCGTACGCGGACCGCATCCGCGAGAAGCGCTACGCGATGACCGACCCGGTCGTGTCGCGGGTCCGCGTGGCCCCCTACGCCGGGCAGCTTCGGATCGTGCTCGATCTCAAGCAGAAGGTCGAGATCCGTGACGTCCGCCAGGAGGGCGACACGGTGGTCGCCGACCTCGGCAATCCCGCGACGGCTGCGCCGAAGACGGCGCGCGAGCGCGCGACCGACGAGACCTCGCAGCCCGTGTTGGCCGCGATGGTCGAGACGCCCGCGCCGGCCCCGCAGGCTGCGCCGGCTCCGAAGGCGGAGCCGGCTCCGAAGGCGGCTCCGACGCCCGAGCCGACGCCCATGCCCGAGGCCGGCCCGATCGCGACGCCGTCACCGTTGCCGGATCGCAATCGGCCGCAGCCGATCGCCTACGAGCCGCCCGCGGTGCCCGAGGCGGTTCGGCCGCAGCAGCCGTCGCGCGTCGTCCGTAAGGACAGCAAGGACACGCTCGGTCCCGTGGTGCCGACCCCGGTCTTCCACGGCGAGAAGATCTCGCTCGATTTCAAGGACGCGGACATCCAGAACGTGCTCCGCGTGCTGGCCGACGTCAGCGGTCTCAACATCATCGCGACCGACGACGTGCAGGGCAAGGTCACGCTCCACCTGACCGACGTGCCGTGGGACCAGGCCTTCGACCTGGTGCTCCGCACGAACCGGCTCGAGAAGACCGAGGACGGCAACGTCGTCCGCGTGTCGTCCGTGAACCGCCTGAAGGAAGAGCGTGATTCGCTGAAGGCGGCCGAAGACTCCGAGAACGAGCTCGAGCCGCTGCGCGTGAAGTACGTGCGGGTGAACTACGCCCGCGCCGACGAGTCGCTGGTCGACAAGGTGAAGGGCGTGCTGACGGATCGCGGCGCGGTCACGTTCGACGAGCGCACCAACACCGTCATCGTGCGTGACATCGGCCGGGGCGTCGACGATGCGAGCCACCTGATCAAGGAGCTCGACGTCCAGAGCCCGCAGGTGCTGATCGAGGCGAACATCGTCGAGGCGACGCAGGACTTCGCGCGCGGCCTCGGCGTGCAGTGGGGCTATCAGAACCAGCAGGGACCATCGACGGGAACGCCGACGGGCGCGAACTTCCCCGGCACGATCGGCGTCGGTGGAAGCGGCCTCGGCGTCGGCACGGCGCCGCCGCCCTCGGGGACGGGCGCCGTTCCGCTGCCGGTTCCGTTCCTCGCCGACTTCCCGGTGCCGACGGGGTTCGGCAACGGCTTCGGTGCCGGATCGGGCTCGGCGATCGACCTGGCGCTCGGTTCGCTCAACGGCGCGAACACGCTGTCGGTTCGCCTGACGGCGCTCGAGAACGAGGGCAAGGCGAAGGTCATCAGCCGCCCGCGCGTCATCACCATGAACAACGTCGCGGCGACCATCCAGAGCTTGACGATTCTGCGCGTGAAGCTGCCCTCGACCGGCACCGTCATCAACACGGGCGCCGGCGGGTCGGCGGGCGGCGGGACCACCGCGACCGAGAAGATCAACACCGGCATCACGCTCGTCGTGACCCCGCAGGTCTCGTCGGACGGATTCGTGCTGATGAGCATCTACGCCAAGTCGAGCCAGCCCGACTTCACGCGGGCCGTCGACGGGATCCCGAGCGAAGTCAGCCGCGAGGCCAACTCGAACGTTCTCATCCGCAATGGAGACACCGTCGTGCTGGGCGGCATCTACCGCACCATCGGCGACGACCGCGAGGACGGGATGCCGTACCTGAGCAAGATCCCGGCGCTGGGGTGGCTCTTCAAGCGGACCCTCGAGTCCAAGCACCACGAGGAGCTGATCGTGTTCCTCACGCCGAAGGTCGTCGATGCGGGCACGGCGAGCCTCCCGCCCTCGAATCAGTTGTGGGCGGAGCGCCGCGGGGGCTAA
- a CDS encoding shikimate kinase, giving the protein MAQIILTGFMGTGKTEVGRRLARTLGRTFVDTDRLVEMKAGRRVAEIFATQGEAAFRALEREAVTEACAIPDAVVATGGGALLDRDNRRRLAAAGPIVCLTASPEEILRRIPDASSRPLLASAKTKSERLERIQSLLAARESAYASATHAIDTTGLTVDQVVDRVRAAVDVR; this is encoded by the coding sequence GTGGCGCAGATCATACTCACGGGCTTCATGGGGACGGGAAAAACCGAAGTGGGACGCCGACTGGCACGTACGCTCGGACGCACGTTCGTCGACACCGACCGCTTGGTCGAGATGAAGGCGGGGCGTCGCGTGGCCGAGATCTTCGCCACCCAGGGCGAGGCGGCGTTCCGCGCGCTCGAGCGCGAAGCGGTGACGGAAGCCTGCGCGATCCCCGACGCCGTCGTCGCCACGGGCGGCGGCGCGCTCCTCGATCGCGACAACCGGCGCCGGCTCGCGGCGGCCGGACCGATCGTGTGTCTCACCGCGTCGCCGGAGGAGATCCTGCGGCGCATTCCGGACGCGTCAAGTCGTCCGCTGCTCGCATCGGCCAAGACGAAGAGCGAGCGGCTCGAGCGGATCCAATCCCTGCTCGCGGCGCGGGAGTCCGCGTACGCCAGCGCCACCCACGCGATCGATACGACGGGTCTCACGGTCGACCAGGTGGTCGACCGCGTGCGCGCGGCAGTGGACGTGCGGTGA
- the aroB gene encoding 3-dehydroquinate synthase: MATRWAEAMVVSAVSSEEIRVDLGPRSYAVVVGEGLLGELGSRLAALGFGGRCGVVTSDRVGALYRTPVERSLRLAGFEPVVVVVPDGEEHKNLATLSRVYDALLAAGVERTMPLVALGGGVIGDLTGFAAATLLRGLPVVQVPTTLLAQVDAAIGGKTAVDHPAGKNLIGAFHQPRLVVADVATLATLPRRELLAGLAEVVKYGVIGDAALFARLERAPEALLSLDPEALVAVVASCARQKAAVVSADEREERGERAVLNFGHTVGHAVEAATTYGRYLHGEAVAMGMVAAARVSHALGICDAGTVDRLRGVLRALGLPMDLPGDVPPAALVTAMRADKKSSKGRIRFVAVEQVGRVRFVELTAQEIAQHL, translated from the coding sequence ATGGCGACTCGGTGGGCGGAGGCGATGGTCGTGTCGGCGGTGAGCTCGGAGGAGATCCGAGTCGATCTCGGCCCGCGCTCGTACGCCGTCGTCGTCGGCGAGGGGCTGCTCGGCGAGCTCGGTTCGCGCCTCGCCGCCCTCGGGTTCGGCGGACGGTGCGGGGTCGTGACGAGCGATCGGGTCGGCGCGCTCTATCGTACGCCCGTCGAGCGCTCGCTGCGCCTCGCCGGCTTCGAGCCGGTCGTGGTCGTGGTGCCGGACGGCGAAGAGCACAAGAACCTCGCGACGCTGTCGCGCGTCTACGATGCGCTGCTGGCGGCGGGCGTGGAGCGCACGATGCCGCTCGTCGCCCTCGGCGGCGGCGTGATCGGCGATCTCACCGGCTTCGCGGCGGCGACGTTGCTGCGCGGCCTGCCCGTCGTGCAGGTCCCGACGACGCTGCTGGCGCAGGTCGACGCCGCCATCGGCGGGAAGACCGCGGTGGACCACCCGGCGGGCAAGAACCTGATCGGCGCCTTCCACCAGCCGCGCCTGGTCGTGGCCGACGTCGCGACGCTGGCGACCCTGCCGCGCCGCGAGCTGCTGGCGGGACTGGCGGAGGTCGTGAAGTACGGCGTCATCGGCGACGCGGCGCTGTTCGCGCGCCTCGAGCGCGCGCCCGAGGCCCTGCTGTCACTCGACCCCGAGGCGCTCGTGGCCGTCGTGGCGTCGTGCGCCCGCCAGAAGGCGGCCGTCGTGTCGGCCGACGAGCGCGAGGAGCGGGGCGAGCGCGCCGTGCTCAACTTCGGGCACACGGTGGGCCACGCGGTCGAGGCCGCGACTACCTACGGTCGCTACCTCCACGGCGAGGCGGTGGCGATGGGAATGGTCGCGGCGGCGCGCGTCTCGCACGCGCTCGGCATCTGCGACGCCGGGACCGTCGACCGCCTCCGGGGCGTCCTGCGGGCGCTCGGGTTGCCCATGGATCTGCCCGGGGACGTGCCGCCGGCCGCGCTCGTCACGGCGATGCGAGCGGACAAGAAGTCGTCGAAGGGACGCATTCGTTTCGTTGCCGTCGAGCAGGTGGGCCGCGTGCGGTTCGTCGAGCTCACGGCACAGGAGATCGCACAACACCTCTGA
- a CDS encoding DUF1573 domain-containing protein: MHPRRLVCFWALVLLARAVAAPAADGAARAVVDEPVYDFGTAEQGQVIEQIFRVRNTGGEWLRIDHVKGTCACTVGVASGDPIAPGDASSVIVRLDTARLSGHTTKTVTVYTNDPAGTPLTVTLTGQVLTDLVITPTPLYLGHVRRGTVVRRSLTVVAGRPGPAALVTAVEATNPHVRSWIDSAADDHGQQVVVELDGDLPVGRFNADLVLRTTSERQPQVTVRVLGTIEGDIAVLPPQVTFALAEGEAASPREVYIRNRSEHPIAVTKVIVPQAVTYDLTTIEDGVEYQLNLRLRDGLPPGKIEGNVEIFTTHPDENRVVVPLYAIVRSPSRRG, encoded by the coding sequence ATGCATCCCCGCCGGCTCGTGTGTTTCTGGGCGCTGGTGCTGCTCGCGCGCGCGGTGGCGGCACCGGCCGCGGACGGCGCCGCACGGGCCGTCGTCGACGAGCCGGTATACGACTTCGGCACGGCCGAGCAGGGCCAGGTGATCGAGCAGATCTTCCGCGTCCGCAACACGGGCGGCGAATGGCTGCGCATCGATCACGTGAAGGGCACCTGCGCGTGCACCGTCGGCGTCGCCTCGGGCGATCCCATCGCGCCCGGCGACGCCAGCTCCGTCATCGTCCGCCTCGACACCGCGCGCCTCTCGGGCCACACGACGAAGACGGTCACCGTCTACACGAACGATCCCGCCGGGACGCCGCTCACGGTGACGCTCACCGGCCAGGTGCTGACCGACCTCGTGATCACGCCGACGCCCCTCTACCTCGGGCACGTGCGGCGCGGCACGGTCGTACGGCGCTCGCTCACCGTCGTCGCGGGGCGCCCGGGACCCGCCGCCCTCGTCACCGCGGTGGAGGCGACGAATCCCCACGTCCGGTCCTGGATCGATTCCGCAGCCGACGACCACGGCCAGCAGGTGGTCGTCGAGCTCGATGGCGACCTGCCCGTCGGGCGCTTCAACGCGGACCTCGTCCTGCGCACGACGAGCGAGCGGCAGCCGCAGGTGACGGTACGCGTCCTCGGCACCATCGAAGGCGACATCGCGGTCCTGCCGCCACAGGTGACGTTCGCCCTCGCCGAGGGGGAAGCCGCCTCGCCGCGCGAGGTCTACATCCGCAATCGCAGCGAGCACCCGATCGCGGTCACCAAGGTGATCGTGCCGCAGGCCGTGACCTACGACCTCACCACCATAGAGGACGGCGTCGAGTATCAGTTGAACCTGCGGCTGCGCGATGGCCTTCCACCGGGCAAGATCGAGGGCAACGTCGAGATCTTCACGACCCATCCCGACGAGAATCGGGTCGTCGTCCCACTCTACGCGATCGTCCGCTCGCCGAGCCGCCGCGGCTGA
- a CDS encoding DUF2071 domain-containing protein: protein MDSASGRPFLTARWANLLLASYVAPDYLLRRHLPPGLELDRRDGHTYVSLVAFDFLDTRVLGVRWPGLVDFPEVNLRFYVRSGAERGVVFVRELVPSRLVAAVARRLYNEPYRATAMGRSVRHDDGRIAVTHRFEWEGRLQRFSAVASEPPCPAPTNGVEHFFKEHQWGFGIDRRGRTIRYEVRHPVWEIYPNAAAAIDVDFGAVYGPSWSFLTGSAPASVVLAVGSPVAVFRGRRLE from the coding sequence ATGGACTCGGCGTCCGGGCGTCCCTTTCTCACGGCACGCTGGGCGAACCTCCTGCTGGCGTCGTACGTCGCGCCCGACTACCTGCTGCGCCGCCATCTCCCGCCCGGCCTCGAGCTCGACCGGCGCGACGGGCACACCTACGTCAGCCTGGTGGCGTTCGACTTCCTCGACACGCGGGTGCTCGGGGTGCGCTGGCCGGGGCTCGTCGACTTTCCCGAGGTGAACCTGCGCTTCTACGTCCGGTCGGGCGCCGAGCGAGGCGTCGTCTTCGTGCGCGAGCTGGTGCCGAGCCGCCTGGTCGCGGCGGTGGCGCGACGACTCTACAACGAGCCGTATCGCGCGACCGCGATGGGTCGCTCCGTGCGCCACGACGACGGGCGGATCGCCGTCACGCATCGCTTCGAGTGGGAGGGCCGGCTGCAACGCTTCTCGGCCGTTGCGAGCGAGCCGCCCTGCCCGGCGCCGACGAATGGGGTGGAGCACTTCTTCAAGGAGCACCAGTGGGGCTTCGGGATCGACCGGCGCGGTCGCACCATCCGCTACGAGGTGCGGCACCCGGTCTGGGAGATCTATCCGAACGCGGCAGCCGCGATCGACGTCGACTTCGGCGCGGTCTACGGCCCGTCCTGGTCGTTCCTCACCGGGTCCGCGCCCGCGTCGGTCGTGCTCGCGGTGGGCTCCCCGGTCGCCGTCTTTCGCGGACGGCGACTGGAGTGA
- the mfd gene encoding transcription-repair coupling factor has protein sequence MSDVVARAARALEKPAPQPIRLTGLRGSAPALALARLYAQIPRPVLVLAVDTARAEAFASDLRFFRGDREGTNPLERRVQVLPGWEVPAFEPLSPTRETVAARMEGFYHLLQTPDPIVVTTIEAWGQRGLPRRVFAEAITYVVAGETTAPADLASRLVAWGYHRVPLVQDPGDVAVRGGILDVFPVGYVRPVRLEFFGDEIESIRLLDASSQRSLDAIEDLLLLPLREFGQHQLGPSVARAIDERAADVALARQERRDLVEAVRSGLVLPGMEALLPYLHPSLGTLADFLPEGTLVWVEQGSGLEAAVEATWQQVVTHATAAEAEGRFHPPAEALYLPPSEWRERLGGWPRVEVEGLESLAGDDLRATTYATDGIVLRGTTTTDAPLKAVADRLHEWERDGARLVLVATTPARRDRLRGLLAPHGIDALATDAPFAQALGAKGRGPLALTGELSRGVRLPADGLAIVTEAELFGEPRQVRRTRRERPTDVFSTLAQLRPDDYVVHVDHGVGLYRGLKHMQVADTEGDYLHLEYEGGDRLYVPVDRINVVQRYVSADGGAPPLDKLGGTSWERAKAKAKESLLAMAHELLKVYAAREAHGRRPYAQSDPLYQEFVARFPFEETPGQTRAIDEVLGDLGGARPMDRLVCGDVGFGKTEVAMRAAFLAVLGGKQVAVLVPTTILAQQHLETFAARFQGYPITIEMLSRFRTATETKETVGGLASGRVDVVIGTHRLLQKDVQWKELGLLIVDEEHRFGVKDKERIRMLRATVDVLTLTATPIPRTLNMSLSGIRDLSVIETPPVDRLAIRTYVTKYDEGVIRDAVVRELGRGGQVFFVHNRVESIEQVAARLRELVPEAHIGIAHGQLGEADLERAMLAFMHGQTNLLVTSAIIESGLDIPNANTLIVNRADTFGLAQLYQIRGRVGRSHHRAYAYLLIPGEHLITSDAQKRLTVLQELDDLGGGFRLAAHDLEIRGAGNLLGKQQSGNITAIGLELYTHMLEQAVREVRGEPAEAEIEPEIQLAIPAYVPESYVPDVSQRLMLYKRLAGIRGVPDLDAIREELQDRYGPPPLLVDTLLRIMALRRWLKDLRVSQVRRRGDDVVIEFDAATPVQVPSLLEFIRGSKGRLRLTSGSALLVRPEATDHDGLIAELTSVLQRLAAA, from the coding sequence TTGTCCGACGTCGTCGCGCGCGCGGCCCGCGCGCTCGAAAAACCTGCTCCGCAGCCCATTCGGCTGACCGGGCTGCGCGGGAGTGCGCCCGCGCTCGCCCTCGCGCGCTTGTACGCCCAGATTCCCCGCCCGGTGCTCGTGCTCGCGGTCGACACGGCGAGGGCCGAGGCGTTCGCGTCCGACCTTCGCTTCTTTCGGGGTGATCGGGAAGGGACGAACCCGCTCGAGCGCCGGGTGCAGGTGCTGCCGGGGTGGGAGGTGCCTGCGTTCGAGCCACTCTCGCCGACGCGCGAGACGGTGGCCGCCCGGATGGAGGGCTTCTATCACCTCCTGCAGACGCCCGACCCCATCGTCGTGACGACGATCGAGGCATGGGGGCAGCGCGGCCTGCCACGTCGGGTGTTCGCCGAGGCCATCACCTACGTCGTCGCGGGCGAGACCACGGCTCCCGCCGACCTCGCCTCGCGCCTGGTCGCGTGGGGCTACCATCGCGTGCCGCTCGTGCAGGATCCGGGCGACGTCGCCGTGCGCGGCGGCATCCTCGACGTCTTCCCGGTCGGGTACGTGCGGCCCGTGCGCCTCGAGTTCTTCGGCGACGAGATCGAGAGCATCCGGCTCCTCGACGCGTCCTCGCAGCGATCGCTCGATGCGATCGAGGACCTGCTCCTGCTGCCGCTGCGCGAGTTCGGGCAGCATCAGCTGGGTCCGTCCGTGGCGCGCGCGATCGACGAGCGCGCGGCGGACGTCGCTCTCGCCCGCCAGGAGCGGCGCGACCTCGTGGAAGCCGTGCGCTCGGGGCTCGTGCTGCCGGGCATGGAGGCCCTCCTTCCCTACCTGCATCCATCGCTCGGCACGCTCGCCGACTTCCTGCCCGAGGGGACGCTCGTCTGGGTCGAGCAGGGCAGCGGTCTCGAGGCGGCGGTCGAAGCGACCTGGCAGCAGGTCGTGACCCACGCGACGGCGGCAGAGGCCGAAGGACGATTTCATCCCCCGGCCGAGGCGCTCTACCTCCCGCCGTCCGAATGGCGGGAGCGTCTGGGTGGCTGGCCGCGGGTCGAGGTGGAGGGCCTCGAGAGCCTCGCGGGCGACGACCTGCGCGCGACGACGTACGCGACCGACGGGATCGTCCTGCGCGGCACGACCACGACCGACGCTCCGCTGAAGGCGGTCGCCGACCGTCTCCACGAATGGGAGCGCGACGGTGCGCGCCTGGTGCTCGTGGCGACGACGCCGGCGCGGCGAGACCGGCTGCGCGGCCTCCTGGCGCCCCACGGCATCGACGCCCTCGCGACCGACGCGCCCTTCGCGCAGGCGCTCGGTGCCAAGGGGCGCGGGCCGCTCGCGTTGACCGGCGAGCTCTCGCGCGGCGTGCGGCTGCCGGCCGACGGACTCGCCATCGTCACCGAAGCCGAGCTGTTCGGTGAGCCGCGCCAGGTGCGCCGCACCCGGCGGGAGCGGCCGACCGACGTGTTCTCCACGCTCGCGCAGTTGCGGCCCGACGACTACGTCGTGCACGTCGACCACGGCGTCGGGTTGTATCGGGGCCTCAAGCACATGCAGGTCGCCGACACCGAGGGCGACTACCTGCACCTCGAGTACGAAGGGGGCGACCGGCTCTACGTCCCCGTCGACCGCATCAACGTCGTGCAACGCTACGTGTCGGCCGACGGCGGCGCGCCGCCGCTCGACAAGCTCGGCGGCACGTCGTGGGAGCGCGCGAAGGCGAAGGCCAAGGAATCGCTCCTCGCGATGGCGCACGAGCTCTTGAAGGTCTACGCCGCCCGCGAGGCACACGGGCGCCGGCCGTACGCCCAGTCGGATCCGCTCTATCAGGAATTCGTGGCGCGGTTTCCGTTCGAGGAGACGCCCGGGCAGACGCGCGCCATCGACGAGGTATTGGGCGATCTCGGGGGCGCCCGGCCCATGGATCGCCTCGTGTGCGGCGACGTCGGCTTCGGCAAGACGGAGGTCGCGATGCGCGCGGCGTTTCTCGCCGTGCTGGGCGGCAAGCAGGTTGCCGTGCTCGTGCCCACGACGATCCTCGCCCAGCAGCATCTCGAGACCTTCGCGGCACGCTTCCAGGGCTATCCGATCACGATCGAGATGCTGTCGCGCTTCCGCACCGCGACCGAGACGAAGGAGACCGTGGGCGGCCTCGCGAGCGGGCGCGTCGACGTGGTGATCGGAACGCATCGGCTCCTCCAGAAGGACGTCCAGTGGAAGGAGCTCGGTCTGCTCATCGTCGACGAGGAGCACCGCTTCGGCGTGAAGGACAAGGAGCGCATCCGGATGCTGCGCGCGACCGTCGACGTCCTGACGCTCACGGCGACGCCGATCCCCCGCACCCTCAACATGTCGCTCTCCGGCATCCGGGACCTCTCCGTGATCGAGACGCCGCCCGTCGACCGCCTCGCGATCCGGACCTACGTCACGAAGTACGACGAGGGCGTCATCCGCGACGCGGTGGTGCGCGAGCTCGGGCGCGGCGGGCAGGTGTTCTTCGTGCACAACCGCGTCGAGAGCATCGAGCAGGTCGCCGCGCGCCTGCGCGAGCTCGTCCCCGAGGCGCACATCGGGATCGCGCACGGGCAGCTCGGCGAGGCCGATCTCGAGCGCGCGATGCTCGCCTTCATGCACGGCCAGACGAACCTGCTCGTCACGTCGGCGATCATCGAGTCGGGTCTCGACATCCCGAACGCGAACACGCTCATCGTGAACCGCGCCGACACGTTCGGCCTGGCGCAGCTCTACCAGATTCGCGGGCGGGTCGGACGGTCGCATCACCGGGCGTATGCCTACCTCCTCATTCCCGGCGAGCACCTGATCACGTCGGACGCGCAGAAGCGGCTGACGGTGCTCCAGGAGCTGGACGACCTGGGCGGCGGCTTCCGCCTCGCGGCGCACGACCTCGAGATCCGGGGCGCCGGGAACCTCCTGGGCAAGCAGCAGTCCGGCAACATCACCGCGATCGGGCTCGAGCTCTACACGCACATGCTCGAGCAGGCGGTCCGGGAGGTGCGCGGCGAGCCCGCCGAGGCGGAGATCGAGCCCGAGATCCAGCTCGCGATCCCCGCCTACGTGCCGGAGTCCTACGTCCCCGACGTGAGCCAGCGGCTCATGCTCTACAAGCGGCTCGCGGGCATCCGCGGCGTCCCCGACCTCGACGCCATCCGCGAGGAGCTGCAGGACCGCTACGGGCCGCCGCCGCTCCTCGTCGACACCCTGCTGCGCATCATGGCGCTGCGGCGTTGGCTGAAGGACCTGCGCGTCTCGCAGGTCCGCCGGCGGGGCGACGACGTCGTCATCGAGTTCGATGCGGCAACGCCGGTGCAGGTGCCGTCCCTGCTGGAGTTCATCCGGGGGTCGAAAGGACGCCTGCGGCTCACGAGCGGCTCGGCGTTGCTCGTTCGTCCGGAGGCGACCGACCACGACGGGCTCATCGCGGAGCTCACGTCCGTGTTGCAGAGGCTCGCAGCCGCATGA
- a CDS encoding peptidyl-prolyl cis-trans isomerase, with product MIPTRAMLLGRTAAILVFALVAQRPAAAGVVNRIVATVDGDPITAHEVQRYGEERRAHGVSDQDLLEAVVTDKILEKEIVARKISVKAEDITHYVDEVMARNKLSEEQFKAALKQQNMTIEQYRAKVKEELEKTVLLQQEMRGSTITISDEDVETYYQQHKEEFATRSGVVVRDIFFGFKAGMTQQDAVRVVEQAKAVKQMADSGQSFEALARRYSEGPGADNGGLLGTFKKGEMSPMLERVAFSLRSGEVSEPVVTPNGIHLLKVEGIQGGGPVPFDQVKDTIKQMLYNAKADERFRQWISKNLRDRHHVEVLN from the coding sequence ATGATACCCACCCGCGCCATGTTGCTCGGCCGCACCGCGGCCATCCTGGTATTCGCGTTGGTCGCTCAGCGGCCGGCTGCAGCCGGCGTGGTCAACCGCATCGTCGCCACCGTCGACGGCGACCCCATCACTGCGCACGAGGTGCAGCGCTACGGCGAGGAGCGGCGTGCCCACGGGGTGTCCGACCAGGACCTGCTGGAAGCCGTCGTCACCGACAAGATCCTCGAGAAGGAGATCGTGGCGCGGAAGATCTCTGTGAAGGCCGAAGACATCACGCACTACGTCGACGAGGTGATGGCCCGCAACAAGCTCAGCGAAGAGCAGTTCAAGGCGGCGCTCAAGCAGCAGAACATGACGATCGAGCAGTACCGCGCCAAGGTGAAGGAGGAGCTCGAGAAGACGGTGCTCCTCCAGCAGGAGATGCGGGGCTCGACCATCACCATCAGCGACGAGGACGTGGAGACGTACTACCAGCAGCACAAGGAGGAGTTCGCCACCCGCAGCGGCGTGGTCGTGCGGGACATCTTCTTCGGCTTCAAGGCGGGCATGACCCAGCAGGACGCCGTGCGCGTCGTCGAGCAGGCCAAGGCCGTGAAGCAGATGGCCGACTCGGGGCAGTCGTTCGAGGCACTGGCTCGCCGGTACTCGGAGGGGCCGGGCGCCGACAACGGCGGCTTGCTCGGCACCTTCAAGAAGGGCGAAATGTCCCCGATGCTGGAACGCGTGGCGTTCAGCCTGCGCTCGGGCGAGGTGAGCGAGCCGGTCGTCACGCCGAACGGCATCCACCTCCTGAAGGTCGAGGGTATCCAGGGCGGCGGCCCGGTACCCTTCGACCAGGTGAAGGATACGATCAAGCAGATGCTCTACAACGCGAAGGCCGACGAGCGCTTCCGCCAGTGGATCTCGAAGAACCTTCGGGACCGCCACCACGTCGAGGTGCTCAACTGA